The genomic interval TGCGACATCGCCGAGTGGAACGCGGAGCCGGTCGGCTTCGCAGTGTGGTTCCTGAATTTCTCCACCTTCAGCGGGCGCCACGGCATCTATCTCGAAGACCTCTTCGTGCGTCCCTCGCATCGCGGCAAGGGCATCGGCAAAGCGCTGCTCGTGCATCTCGCGAGAGAATGCGTGGCGAATGGCTGGTCGCGTCTGCAATGGTCGGTGCTCGACTGGAATACGCCGTCGATCGAATTCTACAAATCGCTCGGTGCTGTCATGATGGATGACTGGACGCTGTGCCGCGTCACCGGCGATGCCCTGACCAATCTTGCAGGGAAGGCTGAGTGATGGAGATCGTGTTCGTCGTTGCGATAGCGGAGAACGGCGTCATCGGCGCCGGCAACGCGATTCCGTGGCGGCTGAAATCCGACATGGTACGCTTGAAGGCGCTGACCATCGGCAAGCCGGTGGTGATGGGCCGCAAGACGTTCGAGTCGCTGCCCCGGCCGTTGCCCGGGCGCACCAACATCGTCATCACCCGCGATGCGGCCTATCGCGCCAGCGGTGCCGTGGTGACGACGTCGTCGGCGGACGCGCTCGCGATCGCGCGCGGCGATGCCCTGCGGCGTTCCGTCGCCGAAATTGCCGTACTCGGCGGCGCCGAAATCTACAGGCAGTTGCTCGACAGTGCCGACCGCCTCGAGATCACGGAAGTGCACGCGCGCCCCGACGGCGACACGATCTTCGAGATCGACAAGGCGCAATGGGACGAGATGGCGCGCGAGCGTCATTCTGCGGGGCCGGACGACAGCGCCGACTTCTCCTATGTGACATAT from Bradyrhizobium arachidis carries:
- a CDS encoding GNAT family N-acetyltransferase, whose product is MSLVIRRARPGEAGLVLAFVRELAEYEKLRHELEATEADIAEALFSDNPLLFCDIAEWNAEPVGFAVWFLNFSTFSGRHGIYLEDLFVRPSHRGKGIGKALLVHLARECVANGWSRLQWSVLDWNTPSIEFYKSLGAVMMDDWTLCRVTGDALTNLAGKAE
- a CDS encoding dihydrofolate reductase encodes the protein MEIVFVVAIAENGVIGAGNAIPWRLKSDMVRLKALTIGKPVVMGRKTFESLPRPLPGRTNIVITRDAAYRASGAVVTTSSADALAIARGDALRRSVAEIAVLGGAEIYRQLLDSADRLEITEVHARPDGDTIFEIDKAQWDEMARERHSAGPDDSADFSYVTYRRRRPD